A region of Cardinium endosymbiont of Sogatella furcifera DNA encodes the following proteins:
- the ychF gene encoding redox-regulated ATPase YchF, with protein MALKCGLIGLPNVGKSMLFNGLSNGNAASANLPFCTIEPNIGVVAVPDPRMELLAALAHAKNIIPTVIEFVDIAGLVKDAHQGEGLGNKFLSHIREVDAIVHVVRCFEDEDVLHVAGSVDPIFDKQVIDHELRCKDIDTLTKRLDKIEKLAKHGPKTQQHELLHLFLTELKQGRDARTIEVSAADQSMVDDWQLLTSKPIIYFANVDEATILGRANRHLAAFQEAIAQENSQMIMGSTALETQLNALNGDDKDFFLKEYNLMESALDKLIQSAYTLLNLITYFTVGPQEVRAWTIPKGTKAPQAAGVIHTDFQRGFIKAEVIAFEDYKTYKSEHGCREAGKLRIEGKDYIVQDGDVMLFRFNV; from the coding sequence ATGGCTTTAAAGTGTGGCCTTATTGGTTTGCCTAATGTGGGCAAATCTATGTTATTTAATGGCTTATCAAATGGAAATGCGGCTTCTGCCAATTTGCCTTTTTGTACTATAGAGCCTAATATAGGTGTAGTAGCTGTACCAGATCCGCGTATGGAACTACTGGCTGCATTAGCGCACGCTAAAAATATCATCCCTACTGTTATCGAGTTTGTAGATATAGCTGGGTTGGTCAAGGATGCCCATCAAGGAGAGGGGTTGGGTAATAAATTCCTTAGCCATATTCGGGAAGTGGATGCCATTGTACATGTCGTTCGATGTTTTGAAGATGAGGATGTATTACACGTAGCAGGCAGTGTAGACCCTATTTTTGACAAACAAGTGATTGACCATGAGCTACGGTGTAAGGATATCGATACCTTAACCAAACGATTGGATAAAATAGAGAAGCTTGCCAAGCATGGACCTAAAACACAACAACACGAATTGTTGCACTTATTTTTAACAGAACTAAAGCAAGGCCGTGATGCACGCACCATTGAAGTAAGCGCAGCAGACCAATCCATGGTAGATGACTGGCAGCTATTAACCTCAAAACCAATTATTTACTTTGCTAATGTAGATGAAGCCACCATACTGGGCAGGGCCAATCGGCACTTAGCTGCTTTTCAGGAAGCTATTGCGCAAGAAAACAGCCAAATGATTATGGGTTCTACTGCGTTAGAAACACAGCTGAATGCATTAAATGGTGATGACAAGGATTTCTTCTTAAAAGAATACAACCTGATGGAGTCTGCATTAGATAAGCTGATTCAATCCGCCTACACCTTACTAAATCTCATTACCTATTTTACAGTAGGACCACAAGAAGTGCGCGCATGGACAATTCCAAAAGGCACAAAAGCCCCCCAAGCAGCAGGGGTGATTCATACAGACTTTCAACGTGGGTTTATTAAAGCAGAAGTAATTGCTTTCGAGGACTATAAAACGTATAAAAGTGAGCATGGCTGCCGTGAAGCAGGAAAGCTACGTATAGAAGGTAAAGATTACATCGTCCAGGATGGAGATGTCATGCTGTTTCGTTTTAATGTGTAG
- a CDS encoding DUF3276 family protein codes for MELHRGLDEVYSKRVNAGKRVYFFDIKSTKGKDYYLTITESKKRTETDGMAYEKHKIFLYKEDVNKFIRALNEVVDHLKTTLMADYAFDQFDRNAEGHPSQ; via the coding sequence GTGGAATTACATAGAGGATTAGATGAAGTTTATTCCAAAAGAGTAAATGCAGGCAAAAGAGTTTATTTCTTTGATATAAAGTCAACCAAAGGGAAAGACTACTACCTAACCATTACAGAAAGTAAGAAAAGAACAGAAACGGACGGAATGGCGTACGAAAAACATAAAATTTTCTTATACAAAGAAGATGTGAATAAATTCATTCGTGCCCTTAATGAAGTGGTTGACCATCTTAAAACTACGCTAATGGCTGACTATGCGTTTGATCAATTTGATCGCAATGCAGAGGGCCATCCAAGTCAATAA
- a CDS encoding 4Fe-4S binding protein: MALRITEACINCGACAVECPNTAIYEGGTEWQWAEGTQLKTVEVQGEIVEATQPQAPYTDDTFYIVTDKCTECVGFHEEPQCAAVCPVDCCVLDLDHPETKEALLEKKQFLHGC, translated from the coding sequence ATGGCTTTACGAATAACAGAAGCATGTATTAATTGTGGTGCATGCGCAGTTGAATGCCCGAACACCGCAATATATGAGGGCGGAACAGAGTGGCAGTGGGCTGAAGGTACACAACTCAAAACAGTAGAAGTGCAAGGGGAAATAGTAGAAGCAACCCAACCACAAGCTCCCTACACAGATGATACGTTTTATATTGTTACAGATAAATGTACAGAATGTGTAGGTTTTCATGAGGAACCACAATGCGCAGCAGTTTGTCCGGTAGATTGTTGTGTGTTAGACCTAGATCACCCAGAAACGAAAGAAGCCTTGCTAGAAAAAAAGCAATTTTTACATGGGTGTTAA
- the greA gene encoding transcription elongation factor GreA yields the protein MTYYTEAGLERMKQELSWLKSEGRMRVANDLAEAHKKGDLSENAEYDAARDAQGLLEAKIAALETLVANARVLKESEIDLSRVSILSKARVSNKKTGVESVFMLVSQGEADLKQGKISVESPMGKGLLGKKVGDIAQVDTPSGIIELEILAIGLDL from the coding sequence ATGACTTATTACACAGAAGCAGGCCTGGAGCGCATGAAGCAAGAACTCAGTTGGTTAAAAAGCGAGGGTCGCATGCGCGTAGCCAATGATCTGGCAGAAGCGCATAAAAAGGGAGATTTAAGTGAAAATGCGGAATATGATGCAGCTAGAGATGCACAAGGCTTACTAGAGGCAAAGATTGCTGCCTTAGAAACCTTAGTGGCCAATGCTAGAGTATTAAAAGAAAGTGAAATTGATTTATCTCGGGTCTCTATTCTCTCTAAAGCACGTGTGAGCAATAAAAAAACAGGAGTGGAATCAGTTTTTATGCTGGTTTCGCAGGGTGAGGCTGACCTAAAGCAGGGTAAAATATCGGTTGAATCCCCTATGGGCAAAGGATTATTAGGTAAAAAGGTAGGAGACATCGCGCAGGTTGATACTCCATCTGGTATCATTGAATTGGAAATTTTAGCCATCGGGTTAGATCTTTAA
- a CDS encoding ComEC/Rec2 family competence protein, producing MTLILLVALSALYLCIAARTISFTWLNPIGLLLIFLVGYSNLLLQVAQQGERSTWGHQHLKGYTTCIQKVYHTHSCQAAITHIKNDSGWHKCNTPIQLYFSKPSAYKPKKGDILLVRGTPIGALPAQPMQQAVSLTSLTHPSMHRRILKHINQDFMVLQSFDQNRQWATMITQWCSHILHQQLKDRQAIALVTTLLWGEKEHLNPALQKAYAHTGTIHVLAISGLHVGMFYLLMQAIFRFLFSHIGGLILSDLFTLLWLWIYAWLCHFAPPILRATMMITIARIGFLMGRGSNRYNGWIASAFALLLWNPLLLWNCGFQLSYMATLGILYLQPYIHRLLTPKNYGLQKIWTATTLSIAAQVGTLPLILYYFKQFPLYFILANWLVVPAIFAILILSLALLVGSHLPIVHTILNFTLEKLIAATNAWVCWLAKWPMHTLETGAVNGYAACLLYVILFSICLFLHHKHLIYPVIISLCTLLYSVEQIQIRIAKQKKCKLICYNSDQLSFTLKDGIETLHCDRALSEPICDAQRLGSMQSTAYSAPFETYRQTERIKWPLTIALQKHANDPPCKRSSHYAGGIIATWHKKVILTLHQIPVDWYGWSGPKLDADYLLIDAHLLKNIAVICKVLHIKTLVIYTQQDHAFRYHSNIKQLNILPIWLKPGSKKTLTWSKNL from the coding sequence ATGACCTTAATCCTTTTGGTTGCGCTGAGTGCGCTATACTTGTGTATAGCCGCTCGTACCATTTCTTTTACATGGCTTAACCCAATAGGCTTGCTACTCATTTTTTTAGTAGGGTACAGTAACCTATTGTTGCAAGTCGCACAACAAGGGGAACGATCTACATGGGGCCATCAACATCTAAAGGGTTATACGACTTGCATTCAAAAAGTCTATCACACACATAGCTGCCAAGCAGCAATCACCCATATAAAAAACGACTCAGGTTGGCACAAGTGTAATACACCCATACAACTATACTTTTCTAAGCCATCGGCTTACAAGCCTAAAAAAGGAGATATCCTGTTGGTGCGTGGCACACCCATTGGCGCCTTACCAGCTCAACCCATGCAACAAGCAGTGTCTCTGACCTCCCTAACTCATCCCTCGATGCATCGTCGTATTTTAAAACACATCAATCAAGATTTCATGGTCCTCCAATCATTTGATCAAAATAGGCAATGGGCTACTATGATTACGCAATGGTGTAGCCACATACTCCACCAACAGCTAAAAGACAGGCAAGCCATAGCATTGGTCACCACCCTCCTATGGGGGGAAAAAGAACACTTAAACCCGGCACTACAAAAAGCTTATGCCCATACAGGCACCATCCATGTATTAGCCATTTCTGGATTGCACGTAGGCATGTTTTACTTACTTATGCAGGCTATTTTTAGGTTTCTATTTAGCCATATAGGAGGGCTGATCTTATCAGACCTTTTTACGCTGCTTTGGCTTTGGATATACGCTTGGCTCTGCCACTTTGCACCACCCATACTGCGTGCAACGATGATGATCACTATAGCCAGAATAGGCTTTCTAATGGGTAGAGGATCCAACCGTTACAATGGATGGATCGCCTCTGCTTTTGCGTTATTGCTATGGAACCCATTATTATTATGGAACTGCGGTTTTCAACTTTCCTATATGGCAACCCTAGGCATACTCTATCTACAACCCTATATCCATCGCCTTCTTACGCCAAAAAATTATGGGCTACAGAAAATATGGACGGCTACTACCCTATCCATTGCTGCACAGGTAGGTACCTTACCACTTATTTTATATTACTTTAAACAGTTCCCACTCTATTTTATCCTCGCCAATTGGTTGGTCGTGCCCGCTATTTTTGCGATTTTAATACTCAGCTTAGCATTACTAGTAGGGAGCCACTTGCCTATCGTCCACACCATACTAAATTTTACGCTTGAAAAACTGATTGCTGCTACCAATGCATGGGTCTGTTGGCTAGCAAAATGGCCCATGCATACCCTGGAAACTGGTGCTGTAAATGGGTATGCGGCCTGTCTACTCTATGTTATACTCTTTTCGATTTGCCTTTTCTTGCACCACAAGCATCTGATTTATCCAGTTATCATCAGTTTATGCACCCTATTGTATAGTGTAGAGCAGATACAAATTAGGATAGCCAAACAAAAAAAATGCAAGCTCATCTGTTATAATAGCGATCAACTATCTTTTACTTTAAAAGATGGGATAGAGACCCTACACTGTGATAGAGCACTCTCGGAACCTATTTGTGATGCGCAACGTTTAGGATCCATGCAATCGACAGCATATTCAGCTCCATTTGAAACGTATAGACAAACTGAGAGAATAAAATGGCCATTAACCATCGCGTTACAAAAACATGCTAATGACCCACCATGCAAACGTAGTAGCCATTATGCTGGAGGCATAATAGCCACCTGGCATAAAAAAGTTATCCTTACCCTACATCAAATTCCAGTTGATTGGTATGGGTGGAGCGGGCCCAAACTAGATGCCGACTACCTGCTGATCGATGCACACCTGCTGAAGAATATAGCAGTTATTTGCAAAGTATTGCATATCAAAACATTAGTGATCTATACGCAGCAGGACCACGCATTCCGTTACCATTCAAACATTAAACAGCTAAACATCCTACCCATCTGGCTGAAGCCAGGATCGAAAAAAACCTTAACCTGGTCCAAAAACCTATAA
- a CDS encoding ribonuclease HII, whose amino-acid sequence MVRLHKPLLSEYQYYHVSHIAGCDHAGAGAIAGPIVGAAVILPHAFYNEVLCNTQTLITPIHLYGIIQQHAVAWSIAMVDHVAIHSMGIPNAAQLAIHNALDQLKTLPNLLLVSGRSFDGYKTIPHQCIPQGDKIYTAISAANILAKVYRDRYMETLDKDFPAYGWKKNKGYATPAHKRVIKQFGGTLYHRKNFDDREK is encoded by the coding sequence ATGGTGCGGCTACATAAACCACTACTATCTGAATACCAATACTATCATGTATCCCATATAGCTGGCTGCGATCACGCAGGGGCAGGCGCAATAGCAGGTCCTATCGTTGGCGCAGCTGTAATCTTGCCACATGCGTTTTATAATGAAGTATTATGTAATACCCAGACGCTAATCACACCCATTCATTTGTATGGCATCATTCAACAACACGCAGTTGCGTGGAGCATCGCCATGGTAGACCATGTAGCCATTCACAGCATGGGCATTCCAAATGCCGCCCAGCTTGCTATACATAATGCATTGGACCAATTAAAAACATTACCAAACCTATTATTGGTATCCGGACGATCGTTCGATGGCTACAAAACCATTCCACACCAATGCATTCCACAAGGAGACAAGATCTATACCGCCATTAGTGCAGCGAATATACTCGCTAAGGTCTATAGAGACCGTTATATGGAAACATTAGACAAAGACTTTCCTGCATATGGCTGGAAAAAAAATAAAGGATACGCAACACCAGCACACAAGCGAGTGATTAAACAGTTTGGAGGTACTTTATACCATCGCAAAAACTTTGATGATAGGGAAAAGTAA
- the yidC gene encoding membrane protein insertase YidC, translating to MALDKNKLVRLCLISAGFMVYFYVFKPKLVPQPALPSVAATGQAAVGGMHAPSPVVATPFAPVLQGEEKYITVENELLKVVLGTKGGTIKKVVLKKFKDKHGAALVLLDEQSSHMGLVFPYQNSLIETKALYFQTEASSVYQLKGAEEIKIVFRLELTPSQYLEQVFTFSGNSYQINYDWDAVGMLSTTAHPSFCWNIDMKSLEADDRADASRSTVHYYLLDQTFDKLKESSTECEKKKIEVPIKWVSVKQRFFSSAIIAGDAFATGELCMEPVTAPDVTKSVHLSLPLSSGSNGNAKCRGAFIFFFGPNDYTILKQVTKGFEQNLPLGWPVVKWVNQGVIIPLFSFLEKHIANVGLVIFLLVIIIKLLLVPLSYKSFIAMAKMQFLKPELDKIKEKYKNDIQKAQIEQVAFYREFGINPLSGCMPILLQMPILMAMFHFFPHAIALRQASFLWAKDLSTYDSVMRLPFTIPIYGNHISLFTLLMVLSTILYTRSSNQSGPKDGPMKGLSYIMPFAFMFVLNTFPAGLSFYYCVSNVMTFVQQKLINYWVNVDSIKEKLMARQQKVKQHSKLSFQSRVAAAIESNNKKKE from the coding sequence ATGGCTTTAGATAAAAATAAACTTGTGCGGTTATGCTTAATATCAGCAGGTTTTATGGTTTATTTCTATGTTTTTAAACCTAAATTAGTTCCTCAACCTGCACTACCTTCTGTTGCGGCTACTGGCCAGGCCGCAGTGGGTGGCATGCATGCACCTAGTCCAGTAGTGGCTACCCCTTTTGCGCCTGTGTTGCAGGGAGAGGAAAAATATATAACAGTTGAGAATGAGTTACTTAAAGTAGTTCTTGGTACAAAGGGTGGTACTATAAAAAAGGTTGTACTGAAAAAGTTCAAAGATAAGCATGGTGCAGCATTGGTCTTATTGGATGAGCAGAGTAGTCATATGGGGCTTGTTTTTCCTTATCAAAATAGCCTTATAGAGACCAAGGCTTTATATTTCCAAACCGAAGCTAGTTCGGTTTATCAACTCAAAGGAGCTGAAGAGATTAAAATAGTTTTTCGACTGGAGCTAACCCCATCGCAATATTTGGAGCAGGTCTTTACTTTTTCTGGCAATAGTTATCAAATCAACTATGATTGGGATGCGGTTGGGATGCTTAGCACCACTGCGCATCCTTCTTTTTGCTGGAATATAGATATGAAAAGTTTAGAGGCTGATGATAGAGCAGATGCTTCCAGAAGCACGGTGCATTATTATTTATTAGACCAGACTTTTGATAAGCTCAAGGAATCTTCAACTGAGTGTGAAAAAAAGAAAATCGAAGTGCCTATCAAATGGGTTAGTGTCAAGCAACGTTTTTTCTCTTCTGCGATTATTGCTGGCGATGCTTTTGCTACAGGGGAACTTTGTATGGAACCAGTAACCGCACCTGATGTCACCAAGTCGGTTCATCTATCTCTTCCACTATCTTCAGGTAGTAATGGAAACGCAAAATGTAGGGGTGCATTCATTTTTTTCTTTGGACCTAATGATTATACAATTCTTAAGCAGGTTACAAAGGGGTTTGAGCAAAACCTACCTTTGGGGTGGCCAGTTGTAAAGTGGGTGAATCAGGGTGTGATTATTCCCCTTTTTAGTTTTTTGGAAAAGCATATTGCTAATGTTGGGTTGGTCATCTTTTTATTGGTTATTATCATCAAGTTGCTTTTAGTACCCCTTTCCTATAAGTCTTTTATTGCTATGGCTAAGATGCAGTTCCTAAAGCCAGAATTGGATAAGATTAAGGAGAAATATAAAAATGATATACAAAAGGCTCAGATTGAGCAGGTAGCTTTTTATAGAGAATTCGGTATTAATCCTTTGAGTGGTTGTATGCCTATTCTGCTCCAAATGCCTATTTTAATGGCTATGTTTCATTTCTTTCCTCATGCCATTGCACTACGGCAAGCCTCTTTTTTATGGGCAAAGGATTTATCAACCTATGATAGCGTGATGCGGCTACCTTTTACTATACCGATCTATGGCAATCATATCAGTTTGTTTACCTTATTAATGGTGTTATCAACCATTTTGTATACCCGGTCTAGTAATCAAAGTGGTCCAAAAGATGGCCCTATGAAGGGGTTATCTTATATTATGCCCTTTGCTTTTATGTTTGTTCTAAATACATTTCCTGCTGGGTTGAGTTTTTACTATTGTGTCTCTAATGTGATGACTTTCGTTCAACAGAAGCTTATCAATTATTGGGTGAATGTAGATAGCATTAAGGAAAAGTTGATGGCTAGGCAACAAAAGGTAAAGCAGCATAGTAAGCTTTCTTTTCAATCTAGGGTTGCTGCTGCTATTGAATCCAACAATAAGAAAAAAGAATAG
- the ruvA gene encoding Holliday junction branch migration protein RuvA: protein MIAQLIGKLLYKEPTYVILDVGGVGYGLHISLYTFDQIKDLAHCTLLTVMQVKSEASTLYGFYTLEEKAWWLHLVSVSSIGPKTALTVLSSLTPAALHKAILGKDTRLLTSIKGVGAKAAQRLILELSDKAQKLAYIQDTVCPQPTDNKVDQDAIMALTKLGLTQKVAEKAIATVREQVSTPLTLEVLIKKALQPHP, encoded by the coding sequence ATGATTGCGCAACTTATAGGAAAATTACTGTATAAAGAACCCACTTACGTTATTTTAGATGTAGGTGGGGTGGGTTATGGCTTACATATTTCTTTATATACTTTTGATCAAATAAAGGACTTAGCGCATTGTACCTTGTTAACGGTTATGCAGGTAAAAAGCGAGGCATCTACCCTATATGGTTTTTATACGTTAGAGGAAAAGGCTTGGTGGTTGCACCTTGTTTCGGTTAGCAGCATTGGTCCCAAAACTGCTTTGACGGTTTTATCCTCTTTGACGCCAGCAGCCTTACATAAGGCTATCCTAGGTAAGGATACACGGTTGCTTACTTCCATTAAAGGTGTTGGGGCAAAAGCGGCACAACGATTGATACTGGAGTTGTCTGATAAGGCCCAAAAGTTGGCGTATATCCAAGATACGGTTTGTCCACAACCTACCGATAACAAGGTAGATCAAGATGCCATAATGGCTTTAACCAAGTTGGGACTTACCCAAAAAGTTGCAGAAAAGGCCATTGCAACGGTACGAGAACAGGTGAGTACCCCCCTTACGTTGGAAGTGCTGATTAAAAAGGCATTGCAGCCCCATCCGTAA
- a CDS encoding ankyrin repeat domain-containing protein — translation MKIIYNIQYAILRSIFYFSIVFSGCTSFRHHMEPGHEARSVSPCRDLCGRKIVELVLDRISENSIYLRFCKSFKHLIQKSESRQMKYPLHMLVKYFKQVQKYFDSLALPPYFKDKCISSFIAAYAADINVLKPPGNLFSSDMYLFPCSPLCLEIKKEEPSPRLVHLLLQHGADPNLRDDIQFTPFHNVVENGRIGLIQLLLDAGADPNLRDGYDWLPLFVAIEKKNLKSMQLLLDAGADPNLPDSKGNTPLHLATKNHYLAGIQLLISHGANVNQPNYKGSTSLHIAALSCRKGIWDFLCTQGSDMYRVNHAGHTPLYLQATRQVDIGLRIVMIGLFPLTLFVL, via the coding sequence ATGAAAATTATATATAATATACAATATGCTATTTTGCGATCTATCTTTTATTTTAGTATCGTCTTTTCCGGGTGTACGTCCTTTAGACATCATATGGAACCAGGTCATGAAGCCAGATCAGTTAGCCCATGTCGTGATTTGTGCGGCAGAAAAATCGTTGAGCTAGTTCTGGATAGAATCTCTGAAAATTCCATCTATCTACGCTTTTGCAAATCGTTTAAGCATCTTATTCAAAAATCTGAAAGTAGGCAGATGAAATATCCTCTACATATGCTTGTGAAATATTTTAAACAGGTGCAAAAATATTTTGATAGTTTGGCACTGCCTCCGTACTTCAAGGACAAATGTATCTCCTCTTTTATTGCTGCGTATGCTGCAGACATTAACGTATTAAAGCCTCCTGGTAATTTGTTTAGTTCTGATATGTATTTGTTTCCTTGTTCGCCTTTGTGTCTGGAAATAAAAAAAGAGGAGCCTAGTCCACGACTAGTTCACTTGTTGCTTCAACATGGCGCTGATCCTAATCTACGTGATGATATTCAATTTACTCCTTTTCATAACGTAGTCGAAAATGGTAGGATAGGTCTAATACAGTTGTTGCTTGATGCTGGCGCTGATCCTAATCTACGTGATGGTTATGACTGGCTACCTTTGTTTGTAGCAATAGAGAAGAAAAATCTAAAATCAATGCAGTTGTTGCTTGATGCTGGCGCTGATCCTAACCTACCTGATAGTAAAGGCAATACTCCTTTGCATCTAGCAACAAAAAATCATTACCTAGCAGGGATACAGTTATTAATTTCACATGGGGCTAACGTTAATCAACCCAATTATAAGGGCTCTACTTCTTTACATATAGCAGCATTGTCTTGCAGGAAGGGTATATGGGATTTTTTATGCACGCAAGGTTCTGACATGTATAGGGTAAACCATGCGGGGCATACACCTCTTTACCTACAAGCTACGAGACAAGTTGATATAGGTTTACGTATAGTAATGATTGGTTTGTTCCCCTTGACACTCTTCGTCTTATGA
- a CDS encoding ankyrin repeat domain-containing protein: protein MKIIYNIQYAILRSIFYFSIVFSGCTSFRHHVETRHPAGSVSRCFDLCSKTIIEIGLDKISENSTYRLFGKWFKPLIQKSESRQMKYPLHTFVKYFKQVQKYFDSLPLIPSLKDKCIASFIDSYVADINVLKPTGNFFSNLDAFLDPDETLPTASPLHLAVKPENLNIPLVRCLLQPGVDVNLRNSKGDTSFHQVIKNGSMDDLGKLLLDAGANPNLRDGYGCLPLSIVIESKCREKGIKLMQLLLDAGADPNLRDGYDWLPLSVAIEKKNLKSMQLLLDAGADPNLPDSKGNTPLHLATKNHYLAGIQLLISHGANVNQPNYKGSIPLHIAALSCRKGIWDFLCTQGSDMYRVNHAGHTPLYLQATRQGRMCSCILTGASLPFLCLIL, encoded by the coding sequence ATGAAAATTATATATAATATACAATATGCTATTTTGCGATCTATCTTTTATTTTAGTATCGTCTTTTCCGGGTGTACATCCTTTAGACATCATGTGGAGACACGTCATCCAGCCGGATCGGTTAGCCGATGCTTTGATTTGTGCAGCAAAACAATCATTGAGATAGGTCTGGATAAAATCTCTGAAAATTCCACCTATCGACTTTTTGGCAAATGGTTTAAGCCTCTTATTCAAAAATCTGAAAGTAGGCAGATGAAGTATCCTCTACATACGTTTGTGAAATATTTTAAACAGGTGCAAAAATATTTTGACAGTTTGCCACTGATTCCGTCCTTGAAGGACAAATGTATTGCCTCTTTTATTGATTCGTATGTTGCAGATATTAACGTATTAAAGCCTACTGGTAATTTTTTTTCCAATCTTGATGCGTTTTTAGATCCTGATGAGACTTTGCCTACTGCTTCTCCGTTGCATCTGGCAGTAAAACCGGAGAATCTTAACATACCCCTAGTTCGCTGTTTGCTTCAACCTGGCGTTGATGTTAATTTGCGTAATAGTAAGGGAGATACTTCTTTTCATCAAGTAATCAAAAATGGTAGTATGGATGATCTAGGAAAGTTGTTGCTTGATGCTGGCGCTAATCCTAATCTACGTGATGGTTATGGCTGTCTACCTTTGTCTATAGTAATAGAGAGTAAGTGCAGAGAAAAAGGGATAAAATTAATGCAGTTGTTGCTTGATGCTGGCGCTGATCCTAATCTACGTGATGGTTATGACTGGCTACCTTTGTCTGTAGCAATAGAGAAGAAAAATCTAAAATCAATGCAGTTGTTGCTTGATGCTGGCGCTGATCCTAACCTACCTGATAGTAAAGGCAATACTCCTTTGCATCTAGCAACAAAAAATCATTATCTAGCAGGGATACAGTTATTAATTTCACATGGGGCTAACGTTAATCAACCCAATTATAAGGGCTCTATTCCTTTACATATAGCAGCATTGTCTTGCAGGAAGGGTATATGGGATTTTTTATGCACGCAAGGTTCTGACATGTATAGGGTAAACCATGCGGGGCATACACCTCTTTACCTACAAGCTACGAGACAAGGCCGCATGTGTTCCTGTATACTAACGGGTGCTTCGTTACCCTTTCTATGCTTGATCTTATGA
- a CDS encoding deoxyribonuclease IV, whose amino-acid sequence MAEQKMDIPLIGAHTSTQGGLHNALLHGTTIGATTIQLFTSNQRQWTGRPMHKLALDRWHDTLEKTAMRAVMSHASYLINLGSNQEALLAKSRAAFVEEITRCLALKISYLNFHPGAATGDNMGACLDRIVQSLWSLEPLFQQETTLRLLIETTAGQGSTVGHSFEQLAYIINRVKEQVPIGICIDTCHIFAAGYDIRTLAGWEDTLNQFDAIIGLHHLYALHVNDSMTPLGSRKDRHANLGDGTIGMDGFQAMMQHPALRMMPKYLETPNGEIMWTKEIQLLKSLYGDH is encoded by the coding sequence ATGGCAGAGCAAAAAATGGATATACCACTGATTGGTGCCCACACCTCTACGCAGGGGGGGCTCCACAACGCGTTACTACATGGTACAACAATAGGTGCTACTACTATCCAACTTTTTACCAGCAACCAACGCCAATGGACAGGCAGACCCATGCACAAATTAGCACTAGATAGATGGCACGATACATTAGAGAAGACCGCTATGCGCGCAGTGATGAGTCATGCGAGTTATCTCATCAACCTGGGCTCTAACCAAGAAGCGTTATTAGCCAAAAGTCGTGCGGCTTTTGTAGAAGAAATAACACGTTGTTTAGCTTTAAAAATCAGTTATTTAAACTTTCATCCAGGCGCTGCAACGGGTGATAATATGGGCGCTTGTTTAGACCGCATTGTGCAAAGTTTATGGTCCCTTGAGCCACTTTTCCAACAAGAAACTACTTTACGCTTGCTGATAGAAACTACTGCAGGCCAAGGTTCCACGGTCGGCCATTCCTTTGAACAGTTGGCCTATATCATCAATCGGGTCAAAGAGCAAGTACCCATTGGGATTTGTATAGATACGTGTCATATCTTTGCGGCAGGATACGATATTCGTACATTGGCTGGATGGGAGGATACATTGAACCAATTTGACGCAATCATTGGCCTCCACCATCTCTATGCCCTACATGTAAATGACTCCATGACCCCACTTGGCTCAAGAAAGGACCGACATGCAAATCTAGGTGATGGGACCATAGGCATGGATGGTTTTCAAGCTATGATGCAACACCCAGCCCTTCGGATGATGCCTAAATATCTAGAAACACCCAATGGGGAAATCATGTGGACAAAAGAAATACAACTATTGAAAAGTTTATATGGGGACCATTAG